A genomic segment from Lineus longissimus chromosome 15, tnLinLong1.2, whole genome shotgun sequence encodes:
- the LOC135499672 gene encoding collagen alpha-3(IX) chain-like isoform X2, translating into MDGFPGENGLAGQPGLPGIQGVAGPPGPPGKAAEGWMGGMFGSGDGGLVSPGSEGVKGDMGPAGPPGRPGMPGVAGPRGIEGMDGPEGPKGERGEQGIDGIPGRDGAPGENGFPGTPGIPGENGREGLDGLPGQKGVPGLPGIGLPGPPGPPGPPGPPPVGWSRDGEGSGDGLLTKEGEQEMLANGEKGEQGAKGEQGEQGEQGEQGEFGIQGATGERGYPGIDGLPGIPGGDGKDGLPGPVGDPGLTGDKGDKGDVGPAGPPGPPGTGSDNGKTVMGPEGRAGLPGIPGLPGINGSKGDKGDNGQAGGCKMCLGFKGERGSRGKPGRNGTSAIDGAKGEMGMPGLPGRPGWPGKKGEQGLAILGPKGIMGQSGPPGPPGVCEMCGKEMPLTAGDKGDKGDSGEKGERGYPGKMGMSGRPGLPGTTGQPGFPGLTGLKGDDGNPGLKGEPGETQYVSASGRLVGGGSKGQKGEPGLTGRSIIGPQGPAGQRGPIGPTGLPGYGVQGRDGIQGPPGPPGRPGRDGSGGSLVGDVDGVGNPGPPGPPGLPGRPGKGLESFEGLSPGAVVFKSQFDLSKVSENMPVGSLAYLKADQILLIRVDAGWQFVNLGPIIPLPKPTTAPENPQKDQFKGPEFSPMNGMMKPSTYAPPTPAPLANLRATGPRLHLLALNRPYSGSMRGVRGADLICHREARRSNMRGTFRAFLTSKVQDLEKLIYFDSDRKVPIVNVKDEVLFNNWDEMFRSGSFMVNDAPIYSFGGDDVMTSPKWPQKIVWHGADQHGKRMEDSFCDAWSSRGTASLGMASSLSKHMLLDQEKYTCNNQFIVLCIENTARTDLKK; encoded by the exons ATGGATGGATTCCCTGGGGAGAACGGACTGGCCGGACAGCCCGGTCTACCTGGTATCCAAGGAGTCGCAGGCCCTCCTGGACCACCAGGGAAAGCTGCTGAG GGTTGGATGGGAGGTATGTTCGGTTCTGGAGATGGTGGTTTGGTGTCGCCTGGCAGTGAAGGAGTGAAAGGCGACATGGGTCCAGCAGGTCCCCCAGGACGACCTGGCATGCCTGGAGTGGCGGGACCACGTGGTATTGAAGGGATGGACGGCCCTGAAGGACCAAAGGGAGAGAGGGGAGAACAA GGTATTGATGGTATTCCTGGTAGAGATGGTGCACCTGGCGAAAATGGTTTCCCGGGAACGCCAGGAATTCCAGGAGAAAATGGTCGAGAGGGATTGGATGGCCTCCCGGGACAGAAG GGAGTGCCAGGTTTGCCAGGCATCGGTCTCCCCGGTCCACCAGGCCCTCCAGGGCCACCTGGTCCACCACCCGTTGGTTGGTCCAGGGACGGAGAAGGATCTGGCGATGGTCTACTTACGAAAGAAGGTGAACAGGAGATGCTTGCAAATGGTGAAAAG GGTGAACAGGGAGCAAAGGGTGAGCAGGGGGAGCAGGGTGAGCAGGGCGAGCAGGGTGAATTCGGTATACAAGGAGCAACGGGGGAGAGAGGTTACCCTGGCATTGACGGGCTACCGGGGATCCCTGGAGGAGACGGCAAGGATGGACTCCCTGGACCGGTAGGAGATCCAGGATTGACC GGTGACAAAGGTGACAAAGGAGATGTTGGACCAGCTGGGCCGCCTGGTCCACCAGGCACAGGTAGCGACAATGGCAAGACAGTGATGGGACCGGAGGGGCGAGCTGGCCTACCTGGTATTCCTGGTCTCCCGGGAATCAATGGCTCAAAG GGTGACAAAGGCGACAACGGACAAGCAGGTGGATGTAAAATGTGTCTTGGTTTCAAGGGAGAGCGTGGAAGTCGAGGAAAGCCCGGGCGTAATGGTACAAGTGCCATAGATGGCGCTAAGGGTGAGATGGGTATGCCTGGTCTACCG GGTCGCCCTGGTTGGCCTGGTAAAAAGGGCGAACAAGGTTTAGCTATCCTCGGTCCCAAGGGGATAATGGGGCAATCTGGTCCCCCTGGCCCACCAGGGGTTTGTGAAATGTGTGGCAAAGAAATGCCGCTCACTGCTGGT GACAAGGGAGATAAGGGTGACTCTGGTGAGAAGGGAGAGAGAGGCTACCCGGGGAAGATGGGTATGTCGGGCCGACCTGGCCTACCGGGCACAACAGGACAGCCGGGATTCCCTGGACTTACG GGCCTAAAGGGTGATGACGGTAATCCAGGCCTGAAGGGTGAACCAGGAGAGACTCAGTATGTGTCGGCGAGTGGTCGGCTTGTGGGAGGAGGTTCTAAGGGACAGAAAGGCGAGCCT GGCCTCACTGGTAGGAGTATCATTGGACCTCAGGGACCTGCAGGGCAGCGAGGACCAATTGGCCCAACGGGTCTCCCAGGTTATGGCGTCCAAGGACGCGACGGAATACAAGGCCCGCCCGGACCACCCGGCCGACCAGGACGTGATGGAAGTGGTGGCAGTCTTGTTGGTGATGTTGATGGTGTTGGCAATCCTGGACCCCCAGGTCCCCCTGGACTCCCTGGCCGGCCTGGGAAAGGATTGGAATCCTTCGAAGGATTATCTCCTGGG GCTGTTGTATTCAAATCCCAGTTCGATCTCTCAAAAGTCTCAGAGAACATGCCAGTGGGTAGTTTAGCCTATCTGAAGGCAGACCAGATACTCCTAATACGTGTCGATGCCGGATGGCAGTTCGTAAAT CTCGGTCCAATCATTCCGCTTCCAAAGCCAACCACAGCT CCTGAGAATCCCCAGAAAGATCAATTTAAG GGTCCCGAATTTTCTCCTATGAATGGAATGATGAAG CCCTCCACATATGCACCCCCAACACCGGCCCCTCTAGCAAATCTCAGAGCAACAGGACCGAGG CTACATTTGCTTGCCCTTAATCGTCCCTACTCCGGCAGCATGCGAGGTGTCCGTGGGGCCGACTTGATTTGCCACAGGGAGGCCCGTCGATCAAATATGCGGGGAACATTCCGTGCTTTCCTGACATCGAAGGTCCAAGATCTCGAGAAATTGATCTACTTCGACTCGGACAGGAAGGTGCCAATTGTCAACGTCAAG GATGAGGTCTTATTCAACAACTGGGATGAGATGTTCAGGAgcgggtcattcatggtcaatGATGCTCCTATTTATTCCTTCGGGGGAGATGATGTCATGACCAGTCCTAAATG GCCACAAAAGATTGTCTGGCATGGCGCGGACCAGCACGGCAAGCGTATGGAGGACTCCTTCTGCGACGCTTGGAGTTCTCGTGGCACTGCCAGTCTCGGCATGGCCAGCTCCTTGAGTAAACACATGCTTCTAGATCAAGAAAAATATACTTGCAATAATCAATTCATTGTGTTGTGTATAGAGAATACTGCGAGAACAGACTTAAAGAAATAA